CGTTGTTGGACGGACCAACTCGAATATTGGGCCGATAAAACCCCGGATCAACTGTTTGTCGCGCAACGTGATGCGCAAGGGGAATGGCAAAAATTCACCTATGCTCAGACGGTGACCCGAGTGCGCCAGATAGCTTCTTGGTTGCTGTCACAGCCGGTGTCGGTTGATCGTCCTATTGTGTTTTTATGTGGCAACAGCGTAGAGCATTTACTGCTGGCATTGGCGGGAATGTATGTGGGAATTGCCCATGCCCCCGTGTCGCCTGCGTATTCTTTGATTGCGACGGACTACAGTAAGTTACAGCACATTTTTGACGTGCTCACCCCAGGCTTAATTGTGGTGGATGAGTTGGCACCTTATGAAAAGGCCATAAAAGCGGTTTGCCAAGACGTAGACACGCCGGTTGCGGTGATCAAGGGCGATACGAACGCCAGCCTCATTGATAACCCTATTATTTCGTTTGAACAATCGTGGGATTTTCCTGAATCCACTTTGGTGGATGATGCCAACGGGCAGGTAACCGGTGACAGTGTCGCAAAAATACTTTTTACTTCGGGCACCACAGGCATGCCCAAAGGTGTGATAAATACCCAGCGTATGATCTGCGCGAATCAAGTGATGATCCGTCAAGTGATGCAGTTCTTGCAAGATCAGCCGCCGATTATGGTTGACTGGCTGCCTTGGAATCATACCTTTGGCGGCAATCACAATGTAGGTATTGCTTTGTACAATGGCGGTAGTTTATATCTTGATGATGGTAAGCCGACGGAAAAAATGTTTGCCAAAACGTTGCAAAACTTAGCAGAAATCTCACCTACCGTGTATTTCAATGTCCCAAAAGGGTTTGAACTCTTGGTGAAAAACCTTAAAGCCGATACCGAGTTGGCGCAGAAGTTCTTTGCTCGTTTGCAGTTCACTTTTTTTGCCGCGGCGGGCTTAGCGCAGCATATTTGGGACGATTTGGATGCGTTGGCCATTCAATACACGGGCAAAAAAATTCCCATGCTAACCGGTTTGGGCTGCACAGAAACCGCCCCATCGGCCACATTTGCATCGGTAGAAGAATCCACTTCTGGTGTGATTGGCCTGCCTGCTCCTGGTGTGACGATCAAATTGGTGCCGAATGAAGGCAAATTAGAGGCAAGAGTCAAAGCCGAAACCGTGATGCCAGGTTATTGGCGGCAGCCTGAATTGACCGCAAAAGCCTTTGATGAAGAGGGTTTTTACTGTTTGGGTGATGCGTTTGCGTATTTAGATGAAAATGCACCACAGCGAGGTTTCCGTTTTGATGGGCGTGTTTCTGAAGACTTCAAATTAGACAGCGGTACTTGGGTGAGTGCGGGCACGTTACGAGCGAAATTCATCAGTGCGTTTGCGCCCTTTGTTCAGGATGTGGTGTTGTGCGGTTCGAATCGTGGCTACATTACGGGGTTGGTTTTCCCTGATTGGGCCCATTGTCAGGCGATTTTGCCAGATGGTTTGGTGGAAACTCATGAGCAAATAATAGAACATTTTGCTGTGCGCGAAGCATTTCATCAAAAGCTCTTAGCGTTTGCCAAAAACAGCACAGGTGGATCCACTGTCGTACAGCGAATTCTATTGCAAGCCCTACCGCCCAGTATTGATGCTCACGAAGTCACAGATAAGGGCTCGTTGAATCAGCGCGCGGTTCAGGCGAATCGTGAAGATCAAATCGAGCTTTTGTACCAAGAGTCTGTGCCGGATTCGGTCATCAGTTTATAGGGGCGTATTATGTTTCATAACACGCGCCAAGTGTCTATCGAGTGGGGTGACTGTGACCCTGCTGACATTGTGTTTTATCCAAGGTATTTTGCTTTTTTTGATGCTTCGACTGGGGCGTTATTTGACGCTATGGGCTTCACCTTAAAATACATTCGTGATGAGCTTCATGCGGTGGGTTATCCGATGGTGGACACACGGTCACAATTTTTTAAACCGTCGAGATACGGGGATGTGGTGACCATACACAGTGAATTGACACACATTGGGCGAGCCAGTTTCGGCATTCGCCATCGACTTTTTAATGGGGATGATTTGGCGGTTGAGTGTTCAGAGAAGCGAGTCTGGGCTTGTCATGACGCGTCAGGTGCGCTAAAAGCGCTGCCCATTCCTGAACAAATTAAACAGCGAATGAGCACTGATCGACCATGACCATGAAGACAAACAGACAGACAGACAGACAGATTAAACGAATAGGACAGTAAAAAATGAAAATATTAGTCGGTGTTAAGCGAGTAATTGATTATAACGTCAAGGTTCGGGTGAAAGCAGACGAAAGCAATGTGGATTTAACCAATGTAAAAATGGCCATGAACCCTTTTTGTGAAATTGCTGTGGAAGAAGCCGTGCGTTTAAAAGAGGCGGGCGTTGCATCAGAGATTATTGTGATGAGCGTGGGCGGCAGCCAAAGCCAAGAGCAGCTACGAAACGCGCTGGCTTTAGGTGCTGACCGTGCCATTTTAGTGTCTGTGGAGGGCGAAGTTGAGCCTTTAAACGTTGCCAAAGCCTTTGCGGCCGTGATGAAAAAAGAACACGTCGGCTTAGTACTCTTGGGTAAGCAATCGATTGATTCGGATAACAATCAAATGGGGCAAATGTTGGCGGCACTGACGCAGCGCCCACAAGGCACGTTTGCCTCAAAAGTGGTGGTGTCGGACGATCTCGCTCTGGTGACTCGTGAGATCGATGGTGGCTTGCGAACCTTGGCTCTGTCATTGCCCGCCATTGTGACGACGGATTTGCGTTTAAACGAACCGCGGTACGCTAAGTTACCTGACATCATGAAAGCCAAGCGTAAGCCTTTAGATACGATGACGTTAGCGGATTTAGATGTCGCAGAAAAAAAACATACTCGTGTCGACAAGGTAGCGTCACCGATTACCCGAAGCGCGGGCGTAAAAGTGGCTTCAGTAGACGAATTGATCCGTAAATTAAAAGACGACGCGAAGGTGATTTAATGACAACTTTATTGATAGCAGACCATAATACAACCGCTTTGTTACCTTCTACTTTGTCTGCCCTATCGGCAGCGCAAGCGATTGGCGGCGATATTCATGTGTTGGTGGCCGGCAAGAACATGGAGCAAGTGGCAGCGCAAGCGGCGCTTTTATCGGACGTCAGTAAGGTATTGTGTGCCGATAACGACGCTTATCAGTATGCGTTGGCAGAACCCATGGGAGAATTGTTGGTGCATTTGTCTTCTGGTTATTCGCATATTTTAGCGGCGTCGAGCTCCGAATCAAAAGATTTTATGCCGCGTGTGGCGGCACTGTTGGATGTGGGTCAAGTGTCGGATATTTGTGCGGTGTTGAGCGCGGAGCAATTTAAACGACCTATTTACGCCGGTAATGCGATTGCCACGATAACGATGTTAGATGCGGTGAAAGTGATTACGGTGCGTGCCTCTTCTTTTGATAGAAATACCGAGAAAAATGCTCAGGCTTGCGCGATTGAAGCGGTGAGTTTTGTCGCTCAGAATGGCTTATCCATTTGGCAGAATGATGAGATTACCGAGTCAACGCGCCCAGATTTGTCCGGTGCTGGTCGCATTGTGTCTGGTGGCCGCGGCGTCGGTAGCGGTGAGAGTTTTGCGTTGATTAATGCGTTGGCGGATAAGCTAGGTGCGGCCGTCGGTGCTTCTCGTGCTGCCGTGGATGCGGGGTTTATTTCCAACGATAGTCAGGTGGGGCAAACGGGTAAAATTGTGGCGCCAGATTTGTATATGGCGTTTGGCATCTCCGGTGCTATTCAACATTTGGCTGGGATGAAAGACTCTAAAGTAATCGTTGCGGTTAACAAAGACGAAGAGGCCCCTATCTTTCAAGTCGCCGATTACGGTTTAGTCGCTGACTTATTTGATGTACTGCCGGAAATGACAGCAAAATTATGAGTGTGTGGACAGGGTTTAGCCCGTTTATTGGTGACCTTAACCGAGCCTAGGCTCGGTTTTTTTTGGCTCTTTTAGGGGCGTGAAGAAAGCGCGATCTTACTGCTATTGTCTTCGAAGGCCTCCAGTTCAATCGCGATGCTTTTTGACGTAGGCGTATGGCTAAATTCGCCACGGCTGTCTAGCGGTACTAACGGGTTGGTTTCTGGGTAGTACGTTGCGATGTTGCCAGCGGGTATGCTGTACGGCACCAGTTTGAAACCACTGACTTTTCGTTCCACACCATCGTCCCACAGGGAACGCAGTGTGACGCTTTGACCTTCTTGAAACCCTAAGCGTTGAATGTCGGCCGGGTTAATAAACACCACATTACGCTCCCCTTTAATGCCACGATAACGGTCGTTCATCCCGTAAATAGTGGTGTTGTATTGATCGTGTGAGCGCAAGGTTTGCATGATCAAGGTGTTATCTGTGACCAAGCTTCTGGCGCGTTTTGGCAAAATCGACTCCGGTAAGGCATGCGTGTGGCAAATGGCTTTGCCAGCAGGGGTTTTCCAGTGGCGCTCTCTGGCGCTGTTGCCCAAATAAAACCCTCCGTCTTGTACTATGCGTTGGTTAAAATCGCTAAAACCTGGCACCACGTCAGCGATGTAATCGCGAATAATGCGGTAGTCACCAATGGCCTCGTTCCAGTCAATAGGGAAATCGCCTAAAGTAGCCGCCGCCATGCCAGCAATAATAGCGGGTTCGGATTTTTGTTGGTTGCTTAGTGGTTCCAATACGCCGCCCGAGGCGTGAATCATGCTGAAAGAATCTTCTACCGTAACTTTTTGTTGGCCATGGGCTTGGTGGTCAATGTCAGTACGGCCCAAACACGGCAGGATTAAGGCATCGGTGCCGGTCATGAGGTGCGATCGATTGAGTTTGGTGCTGATTTGCACGGTCAGTTGGCATTTTTTCAATGCTTGTGTCGTGGCTTGAGTGTCGGGTGTTGCGGCCGCAAAGTTACCGCCTAAAGCAATGAATACACCGACTTTGCCCTCACGCATAGCATGAATGGTGTCGACCACCGCCAAGCCTTTATGCTGTGGTGGTGTAAATGCGAAACGTGTTGCTAAGGCGTCCAAGAACGCTTGGGAAGGATTCTCATTGATGCCCATAGTGCGATCACCCTGCACGTTACTGTGGCCGCGTACCGGACAGGCCCCTGCACCTGGTTTACCAAGGTTGCCACGCAGTGCCAGCAGATTAACCATTTCGTGAATCGTTGGCACAGAATGATGATGCTGAGTAATACCCATCGCCCAGGTGAGAATCACGCTGTCTGCTTTGGCATAGACGTTGGCGGCTTGGGTGATGTCGTCTTGAGTGAGTCCAGATTGTTCAATAATCGCCTGCCAAGGGGTGCGTTTTACTTCTTCCAGATATTCCTCTAGCCCTTGCGTATGCTGATGGATAAATTCATGGTCAAATACAGCTTTTTGGCCTTGTTGTTGAGCCTCGGTTTCGAGATCGATCAGCACCTTAACCATGCCGCGAACTACGGCCATGTCTCCGCCAATTTTCGGGCAATAATACCCAGTATTCGTCGGCTTAGACCCGTTGGTGAGCATTTCAATGGGGTTTTGAGGGTTCTGAAAACGCTCTAAACCACGTTCGCGCAGAGTATTAAATGTAAGCAGTTGAGCGCCGCGTTGAACGACTTCTTTCAGTGTTTCCAGCATACGTGGATGATTAGTGCCAGGGTTTTGGCCAAACACAAACACCGCGTCGGCGCGTTCAAAATCGTCTATTTCAACCGTGCCTTTGCCAATGCCAATACTGCTGGTGAGGGCATAGCCGCTGGCTTCATGGCACATGTTGGAGCAGTCTGGGAAATTATTGGTGCCGTAAGCACGAGCGAATAATTGGTATAAAAAAGCGGCTTCGTTACTGGCGCGTCCCGAGGTATAAAAGGCCACATTGTCAGGGCTGGATTGGCTTTTTAAAGTGTCGGCAATGAGCGCAAATGCGTGTTCCCAAGAAATGGCTTCGTAGTGATCGGTGTCTTGGTTGTATCGCATAGGCTCGGTTAAACGGCCTTGGTATTCTAAAAAGTAATCACTTTGAGTATTTAACCAAGAGACGCTGTGTTCAGCCATAAAAGCCGCGTCGACTTTACGTGAGGTAGCTTCCCAGTTAACCGCTTTGGCACCGTTTTCACAAAAACGAATTTTGGCCGGATCGTGTTTTTCACCCCAAGCACAGCCCGGGCAATCAAAGCCGTGTGGTTGATTGGTTTTGAGCAAAGTGTGTATATTACGCACGGCATTGTCGCTTTTTAGCCAATGAGTGGTGGTGCTTTGCAGTGCGCCCCAGCCGCCAGCAGGGCCCTTGTAAGGGGTATAAAAATCTGTTTTTTTACTCATGGTCTTTTTGCTCATGGTCTTTGCCCTCTGGTGGTTGCGAAGACGCAAATACACGCGGTGCATCTTGCTTGGGTAAATGAATTAACGTTAAACCATAATGCTGTGCCAGTTTAACCGCTAGGGTACTAGGAGACGCCAAATGTATGAGCCTCGACAAGCCAACTCGTACTGCTTTTTGAATCAATTCTGTACTGCATCGGCTGGTCATTACTACACTGTGGTTGTGTAGATGAATACCCTGTTGGAGTGCGTAGCCGATGACTTTATCTAGGGCATTGTGGCGACCGATGTCTTCCATGCAAAAAATAGGCTCGCCTTGTGGCGATATCAATAAAGCGGCATGAATGGCACCCGTCAGCTTGCCCAATGTTTGGCGATCTGACAGCTGTGTTTTCAATCGCGCCAATGTTGCTTGGTCGATCGGGGCGCTAAAGGGCAGTACATCGAGTGCGGGAAGGGCTTGATCAAGCGATTCTACGCCGCATAAACCGCAGCCACTGGCGCCAAGGTGTCGGTGTTTTCTTTGTTTGAATTGAGCAAATCGACGAGGACTCAGCACAAGGTTAATCTCAAGGCTGTGAATGCCAAGGTCAGAATGGGTGTGTTGCCATTCCATGTCTCTGATGTCGTCCAAATGACGAACAATACCTTCGGTGCGAACGAAGCCGATAACAAAGGCGTCTAAATGGCTTGGTGTTACCATCATGACGGCGTGCACAATGCCATTGACGCTGATTGCCAAAGGGGTTTCTACGACTAATTCGACCGACTCGGCGTGGTCCGACACAAGGTCGCCTCGGTCAAATGTTTGCGACTTGTGACTAGGGAAAGAAAGAGTCGAGTGTTGCATAGTATGGGATACAATCCGTTTGAAAGCAGGTTCAATAGTACGGAGACACGCCACGGTCGTCCAATGCTTTTGCGCCAAAAAAGAGCATGAAAGCGACGCCACCTTGTTCTTCATGGTCGTGTGGATCTGAAAACCTTGTCTTGCTTCATATTCATAAATGATAATATACAATTGATCGAAAAAGTAACGTATTCTAACGCCATGGCCTGAACGTTTGAGCCGCCAGCAATGAGGTCTTGGCATTAAGATTAAGTCGATGTTGTGTAAAGCGTACGGTCAAAATCGCACAGACTGTGGTTTTTTACTTGTCGTGTATGGTAATGGATCGGCGTATGTTGCAGAGTACGCCGCTGTTTTTTATTCAATGAGCGTGTATGGCCAAAGTGTTAGCGCGTAGGTCGGGTTTTGTAGCGCCTTTTTTGTGGATGAGTTGTTAATTTATGTCGTTTATTGCACGTCTTTTAAGTGGGCTTTTGTCCGGCCCAAGAGCTTGGATTGTACTTATTATCATTGTGTTTATTGGATTGTTGTTGGTGTATCGATCTCTAGTTTCACCGTCTCTTAATCCTTCGAGTTATCAGTTGCCTCTTACCATAGATTCTTCAACGCTGACGGCTGCGCCGGAAGACTTAGTCGCACCGCCCTATGTTGTAACGACCGATAAAAAGACTGAAACCGAGGATCGTGCGCTTGTAAGTACGAACCCTTTAGACATCATCGAAAAGCCACCGGCTGGGATTCCAGCGATCGACTATGAGATTAAGGCGGGCGATACGCTAGCGGGCATTTTTACCAGTTTGGGTTTACCTGTTAATGATTTGTATGGCGTGCTTGAAGCGGATCAAGAGTACTTGGTGCTTGAGCCACTGATGCCTGGTGATACCTTTATTTTTGCTTTGGACGAGAAGGGCGAATTAGCGTCACTAACGCGTCGCTTGGATGTGAGCAAAAGTGTGTCATACGTTCGACATGATAACGGTGGTTTTAATTACGAAGAAACTATTAAGCCTATTACTTACTTGAGTGAGGCGTTGCACACTACTATACAGAATAACTTTTACTTGTCGGCAAAAAGTATTGGATTGTCTGATGGTAATATTCTGATCGTTAACGATTTATTAAAAGGTCGGGTGAATTTTCGTAAAGATTTACGCGCAGGCGACGCGTTTAACGTCATCATTAAAAAGGGCACTGTAGAAGGTGTTGACGTTGGGAAAAGCCAAGTAGAAGCGTTAGATATCACCGTGAGAGGTCAAACTTACAGTGCATTTTTACATTCCGACGGGCGTTATTATGATGCAGATGCAAACAGTTTAACCGCCGCCTTGTTACGTTGGCCGACACGAAAGCCTTTTCGCATCAGTTCTTCGTTTAATGCAAATCGTTTACACCCTATTACAGGCGGTAAATCGCCTCATAATGGGGTGGATTTAGCCACGCCCAGTGGTACAGAATTAGTGGCGACAGGGGACGGTGTGGTGACAAGAGTCGCGACCCATAAATACGCAGGTAAATACATCGTGCTTGATTATACGGGGCCCTATGGCTCGCGCTATTTGCACTTGAGTAAGGTATTAGTAAAAAATGGCCAGCGAGTAAAGCGCGGCCAAGTGATTGCTTTATCGGGTAATACTGGTCGCACAACAGGGGCCCATTTGCATTATGAGCTTCATATTAAAGGCAAACCAGTGAATCCGATGACAACAAGCATTCCAACCTCTCAATCCATCGCAAAAGAGGAACGTCAAGCCTTTGTGGCCAATGTGGCTGAGTGGTCAAAACAGCTCAGGTCAGACGTCAGTGATGTTTTACAGTAGGATACGGTTTTGCGGTGGGTGTTCGTTACTCTGCTACGGTTTTGGCGGCTATTTTTTCGATGGCGTCGTTTAACTCGATCGGTTCAAAATACAGCATAGTGCCGATCGTTGGGTGGTCTAAATAGTTGACTTTTTTGCTGGCGGTTTTGTTGCTTTGGTTGAGTGTTAACACCAGTGCGGGCTCAAATTCTTTGAACTGCGTTTGTGGCGCTATTGGCTTTGTAAGAGCGTTTTCCGGTTCTGACGCTGTCGTGGGTTGAGTAAAAATAGAACGCAAGATGGCTTCTTGATCAACCGGTTGTAGGTCGAGTGAGCTGTCTGCGACCTCCAGTTGTTCGGGCACAGTGAAACTGTCGAATAAATAATGCTGATAGCGAATGTCCGACTCCAAATAACGTCCTAAGGTGATGGCGATCGTGCCTGTCAATTCTGGGTAACCGTCTTTTATTTGTTCGCTGTGGAAGGTTTTTCGTACAGTGTCGCCTGTTTGTTTGAAAATCAGTGTCCATCGCTGGTTTGATAATACGGTAACGTGGCGATTCAATTTTTGCTTGATATCAGCAAAAGGTGCCAATTCTCGCGTTTTATCCAGTGTACTTTCTTGCAGTTTTGGCTGTGTTAATGAAAGAGGTGAGCCATCGCTTGTATCAATGATATCGAGGCGCAGCAAGTTCTGTACAGAGAGGACGTTCTCGTAGTCAATATGCTCTTCAGATTGACCTTCTGGCCATAAAAAAGTCACTAAAAAGCCTTCATACGCTCGGGCGGTTTCTGGATTAAAGTCACTGTCCTCGGCGAACAGTGAAGTACTGAGCAGAGTGAGGGTTAGGGCGGTCACGATCAAGGCTTTCAATGTAATAATTCCAAAGTCAGAGTGGTTTGCTGGAAGCGTTCTTCAGCTGTGTTCATGGTAGCGATAAACTTCAAGGTGTCCGATCCTATTAACTTGTAGGTGTCCGGTTTGGTTTGAATAAGTTTAATCAGTTTCATTGGGTCGACCGGTGTTTTGCTGTTAAAAAACAGTTTACCTTCTTTTGCATTCGCTTCAATTTTATTAATGCCAAGTTGTTCTGCTTTTAGCTTTAATTCAGTTTGGCGAAACAGATTTTTTGTCGCGTCCGGAAGTAAACCAAAGCGATCAATCATTTCAACTTGTAGATCTTTAAGCTCACCGCTGACTTTGGCACTGGCAATGCGTTTATACAAAATCAGTCGAGAGTGTACATCGCCTAAATAGTCTTCAGGAATCAAGGCTGGCACTCGTAAATTCACGTCCGTTAGCGCCGGTGACGTGATGTCTACATCGGGGGACTCTCCGTTTTTCAACGATTTGACGGCCCGATCCAACATGTCCATAAACAAAGAAAAACCAACGTGTTCAATATGACCACTTTGGCCGTCGCCTAATAGTTCGCCAGTACCACGAATTTCTAAATCGTGAGTAGCTAGGGTAAAGCCGGCGCCAAGGGTGTCGGCGAGCAGGATGGCTTCAAGGCGTTTTTCTGCATCACCCGTCACTTTTCGATCATTGGGTGTAAGCAAATACGCGTACGCCTGGTGATGCGATCGACCTACGCGACCACGTAATTGATGGAGTTGGGCTAAGCCAAACTTGTCGGCACGTTCAATAATAATGGTGTTGGCGTTAGGGATGTCTATACCGGTTTCAATAATAGTCGAGCACACTAAAACGTTGGCGCGCTTATGATAAAAATCCGACATAACTTGTTCTAATTCTCGTTCGCGCATCTGGCCATGGCCCACAATGACTCGCGCTTCAGGGATTAACGCTTCCAGTTCTTCGGCGGTTTTTTGAATGGTTTGCACTTCGTTGTGTAAAAAATACACCTGACCACCACGATGCAACTCTCGTAATATGGCTTCTTTTATTTGATGATCATCGCGCTGCTGAACGAATGTTTTCACCGACAAACGTTTGGCGGGCGGAGTGGCGATAATGGACAAGTCTCGAATGCCTGACAGGGACATGTTAAGCGTTCTTGGAATCGGAGTAGCGGTGAGCGTTAATATGTCGACTTCGGCTCGCAGCGCTTTAAATTGCTCTTTTTGTTTCACACCAAAACGGTGTTCCTCATCGATGATGACCAAGCCAAGATTGGCAAATTTCACATCACTTTGTATTAGTTTGTGTGTGCCGACAACAATGTCAGCTCGACCATCTTCTAGTTTATCAATGGCGGCGTTGGACTGCTTACCAGAACGGAATCGTGACAGCAATTCAATTTCGACAGGCCAGTCTGCAAAGCGGTCGCAGAAGTTTTCATAATGTTGTTGGGCAAGCAGTGTCGTGGGCACCAGTACGGCAACTTGTTTGCCATCTTGTACGGCTAAAAAAGCCGCCCGCATGGCGACTTCGGTTTTGCCAAAGCCCACGTCGCCACAGACTAAGCGATCCATAGGTTTTTTGTTGGACATGTCGGTCATTACCGCATCGATGGCCATTTGTTGGTCTGGAGTTTCTTCGAATGGGAAGCCAGCAGCGAACAATTCATATTGGTCATCGGGTTTAGCAAACGCATAGCCTGCGCGGGATTCTCGTTGGGCGTATATTTCGAGTAACTCCGCGGCGGTGTCACGGGCTTTTTCAGCGGCTTTTTGTTTGGCTACGCTCCATTTGTCGGTGCCTAATTTGTGCAGCGGAGCCGTATCTTCGTCGGCGCCCGTATAGCGTGAAATAAGTTGTAAGGATGATACGGGTACATACAATTTCGCGTCATTAGCGTATCCCAGCGTTAGAAGCTCGGTTTCTTGTCCGTCGATTTGTAGGTTGGTTAAGCCAAGATAGCGGCCGACTCCGTGATCAATATGAACCACGGGCGCGTTCATTCTTAGTTCAGTCAGGTTGCGAATAATCGCGTCTTCACTGACGTTGTTTTGCTTGTTGCGTCGGCGATGTTGGGAAACACGTTCGCCCAGTATTTCGCTTTCAGGTATCAGTGTTAACTCATCGTTAATGACAAACCCCCGGCCAATATTACCTTCCGTAATAGCGAGGGATTTGCTTGATTTTGTGAACGCTTTCCAATCATCCACGTGTTTAGGTTTTATGTTGTGTTTTTTAAGCAGATCTAACAAGGCTTCGCGACGACCAGCGGATTCTGCCACGATCAAAACACGGGTATGAGTTTGGCTTAAAAAGTGACTGAGTCTGCCTAGGGGCTCGGCGGCCTTGGAGTCAATTTTGACACTGTTTAGGGCTTGATAAAACGGGTGTTCTCCTGTTGCTGTGAAAATAATGTTGGTGTATCGATTCAGTTGAGCAAACAGCTCATCTTCCCTCAGGCAGATTTCGTCTGGCTTTAAAATCGGTCGTTCAATGTTGTAATTCAGGGATTCATGGCGGCTGCGAAAATCCAGCTGGATGCTGGCAAATTGTTCGTTAAAGGTATCTGAACGTACGATTAGGGTAGTGTCTGGTAAGTAGTCAAACACACTGGCGGTCTGTTCAAAAAACAACGGCAAATAATATTCTATTCCCGCAGGAATAAGGCCGCTTGAGATGTCTTGGTAAATAGGACTGGATAAAGGATTGGTTTCAAAACGTTCCCTAAATCGTTGGCGAAAGCTTTGTATGCTCTGTGATGTTGTTGGAAACTCTTTTGCTGGCAACATTTTAATTTCAGAGACTTTATCAATGCTGCGTTGAGTTTCTGGATCAAACCAGCGAATGGTGTCAATTTCATTATCAAACCAGTCTATACGAATGGGGTTTTCCGCTCCCATTGGGAACACATCCATCAAGGCGCCTCGAATCGCGTATTCGCCATGTTCGTGAACATTGTCTACATTTAGGTATCCGGCGTTGGTAAGTTTCCTTGAAAGTTGTTCAAGGGGGAGCTCTTGGCCTGCTTTTAAATGAAAGCGCTGGGCGTCTAAATGCTGTTTGGGGCAAAGGCGTGTGATGCAGGAGGCGACGGTGGTTAAAATAATGGGGTTCTTTGTTTCGGTCAGTCTAGCTAATGTTTCCAATCGTTGGGAAACAATGTCTTGATGAGGTGAAAACGCATCGTATGGCAAGGTCTCCCAGTCACTAAACCTGAGAATTTCCTTTTTTTGATGATTAAGAAAATGTATTTCGTCTTCAAGCTCATTGAGCTCGGCCACCGTGTTCACCATAAATAAGATAGGCTGTTTGTATTGGGCGGCGATCGCAAGGAGTTGAAGCGCTTTACGACTGCCTTCTAATCCATGAAGGGTATTTTTAAAGCCTGGTTTTAAGGTGATCGATACGGTGTCAGACATGGTGGTTTTATGGTTCTCTATTAGCAGAAAGCGTTAGTGATACAGAGTCCGCGAAGCGTAAAGCGTGTGGCTTAGCGACTTCAATTTTGGCAAACGTAACGTGATGAGACGTCATGCAAAGTTCCAATAAATCGGCGGTGAGTTTCTCAAGTAAAAGGAAACGGTTGCCTTCGGTATGAGCAATCATTTCTTTGCAAATAGTACGATAATTGACGGCATTTTCCACGTCGTCGGTATCGTAAGCTTGTGAAGCAGGATACTGAATCCAGGCATTAATCACGACATCTTGTTTGTTTTGTTTTTCAGATTCATTGAATCCGATATAAGTTCTTAGGCGTAAGTTTTTAATATGAATTTGAGCTTCTGGTTTGATCATCGCTTTTCTTCCATTGTTTGGCCTGCTGAATCAGTAGGCAATATTGTGTCGTTTTCAACATTATAAGGCAACTCAGT
The sequence above is a segment of the Marinomonas sp. IMCC 4694 genome. Coding sequences within it:
- the fdhD gene encoding formate dehydrogenase accessory sulfurtransferase FdhD — translated: MPRPHCWRLKRSGHGVRIRYFFDQLYIIIYEYEARQGFQIHTTMKNKVASLSCSFLAQKHWTTVACLRTIEPAFKRIVSHTMQHSTLSFPSHKSQTFDRGDLVSDHAESVELVVETPLAISVNGIVHAVMMVTPSHLDAFVIGFVRTEGIVRHLDDIRDMEWQHTHSDLGIHSLEINLVLSPRRFAQFKQRKHRHLGASGCGLCGVESLDQALPALDVLPFSAPIDQATLARLKTQLSDRQTLGKLTGAIHAALLISPQGEPIFCMEDIGRHNALDKVIGYALQQGIHLHNHSVVMTSRCSTELIQKAVRVGLSRLIHLASPSTLAVKLAQHYGLTLIHLPKQDAPRVFASSQPPEGKDHEQKDHE
- a CDS encoding peptidoglycan DD-metalloendopeptidase family protein; translated protein: MSFIARLLSGLLSGPRAWIVLIIIVFIGLLLVYRSLVSPSLNPSSYQLPLTIDSSTLTAAPEDLVAPPYVVTTDKKTETEDRALVSTNPLDIIEKPPAGIPAIDYEIKAGDTLAGIFTSLGLPVNDLYGVLEADQEYLVLEPLMPGDTFIFALDEKGELASLTRRLDVSKSVSYVRHDNGGFNYEETIKPITYLSEALHTTIQNNFYLSAKSIGLSDGNILIVNDLLKGRVNFRKDLRAGDAFNVIIKKGTVEGVDVGKSQVEALDITVRGQTYSAFLHSDGRYYDADANSLTAALLRWPTRKPFRISSSFNANRLHPITGGKSPHNGVDLATPSGTELVATGDGVVTRVATHKYAGKYIVLDYTGPYGSRYLHLSKVLVKNGQRVKRGQVIALSGNTGRTTGAHLHYELHIKGKPVNPMTTSIPTSQSIAKEERQAFVANVAEWSKQLRSDVSDVLQ
- a CDS encoding CsiV family protein → MKALIVTALTLTLLSTSLFAEDSDFNPETARAYEGFLVTFLWPEGQSEEHIDYENVLSVQNLLRLDIIDTSDGSPLSLTQPKLQESTLDKTRELAPFADIKQKLNRHVTVLSNQRWTLIFKQTGDTVRKTFHSEQIKDGYPELTGTIAITLGRYLESDIRYQHYLFDSFTVPEQLEVADSSLDLQPVDQEAILRSIFTQPTTASEPENALTKPIAPQTQFKEFEPALVLTLNQSNKTASKKVNYLDHPTIGTMLYFEPIELNDAIEKIAAKTVAE